A window of Candidatus Margulisiibacteriota bacterium genomic DNA:
CATCCCGCCAGAGAGGTCCCCCGCCGCCCGGTCTTTGTACCTTTCAAGCCTGCTAAAAGAATAGAGTTCTTTTTTTTTGCTCTGTCTGTCCCGGCCGAATACTCCGTGGATGTCGGCAAAAAAATCCAGATTCTCTTCGACCGTCAGGTCCGGATACAGGCTGAACTTTTGCGACATATAACCAAGCAGGTCCTTTATCTTTTCTCCCTGCTTTTCAATATCAAGTCCAAAGACCTTAGCCCTTCCTTCATCCGGGCTCAGTAGTGCACACAACAGCCTTATAAGGGTGGTTTTGCCTGCGCCGTCAGGCCCCAGAAGGCCGAATATTTCTCCGCTATTTACCTCAAGGCTGAGAGAATCAAGCACAGTGTTCTTTGCGAACTTTTTTGTGAGGCCCTCGGCCTTAATTGCGTACATTATCTCTTGATGACGATCTCGGCATCGGCGGGCATACCGGGCTTAAGCTTGAGTTCGGGATTTGGTATCTTTATCTTCACGGAATAGACCTGATTAACCCTTTCTTCCTTTGTCTGGATGTTCTTTGGCGTAAACTCAGCTTTGTTCGAAATGCGGATCACAACACCTTCGAACTTTTGTCCGGGAAACGAATCCACATGTATCAGAGCCCTGTCTCCCAGATCTATCCTTCCCACCTGAGCTTCCGGAACATACACCTCAAGCTCAAGGACGGTAAGGTCGGCCATGGTTATTATGGTACCGCCCTGGCTTATCAGTTCCCCGGGTTCAACCGCCTTGGTGAGAACTGTTCCGGGTACCGTCGCCATGATCCTGGCGTTGTCCAGCATCACTTGGGACGAATCGAGCATCGCCTTTGCCTGTATGCGGGCCGAACTTGCGTCATCATACTGCTGTTTGCTGGCCATCGCTTCGGCAAAAAGCTTGGCGATCCTTTGGTAGCTGGATTCAGCAAGGTCCGCTCTGGCTTTTGCCGCATCATATTGGGCTTTGATCTCCGGAACATCTATGAGAGCTATAGGGTCCCCGGCTTTTACTAAGGAGCCTTCATCCACATATCTGGCAAGGACCCTGCCGGCTACTTTTGAACCAACCTGAACTTCTATCGCTTCTATGGTTCCGGAAGCTTCTATCTTTCCCCTTAAGCGCAGGTCAGCATACAAGTTCCATCCGTAATAGGACATGGCTGCCGCCGCTATAAGGACAACGGCCAGGATAAGCTTTTTCTTATTTCCATTCATAGCTTTCGACCTCCAGAGGAGTTCCCCACATTCTTATCGAAACGCTGTCCTTTACAGGATATCCCCATATTTTTACGCCGCGTCCCTCGGCCAGTTTTCGGGCTTCTTTGAGCATCTCGTCGGTCCTGCTCCCCGTCAGGTTATACTTTTTACCGGAAGAGTCGATAAAGCCTAAAAAGCCCCCTTCAAGGTCAACATATTTGACCTGACCCTCCAAAACGGAAAGTTTTAGCCCGGTCTCGATCCCTTTCAAGTCCAGGATCCCCGCCGCTTTCAACACCTGGGCTGAAGCCAGTTCCAGATCGAACCGGGCCTCAAGCAGCTCCAGTTCGGACCTGGTAAGGGATGCCTGCGCGTCAAGGATCTCAAGGTTAGTGGCAAGCCCGCTTTTGTAGCGCATGTCAGC
This region includes:
- a CDS encoding efflux RND transporter periplasmic adaptor subunit; the protein is MNGNKKKLILAVVLIAAAAMSYYGWNLYADLRLRGKIEASGTIEAIEVQVGSKVAGRVLARYVDEGSLVKAGDPIALIDVPEIKAQYDAAKARADLAESSYQRIAKLFAEAMASKQQYDDASSARIQAKAMLDSSQVMLDNARIMATVPGTVLTKAVEPGELISQGGTIITMADLTVLELEVYVPEAQVGRIDLGDRALIHVDSFPGQKFEGVVIRISNKAEFTPKNIQTKEERVNQVYSVKIKIPNPELKLKPGMPADAEIVIKR